In a genomic window of Salegentibacter salegens:
- a CDS encoding energy transducer TonB — protein sequence MKPKKNVKADLRKKSNLFLSFGLIVALLASLILIEWKTYDKEEFKEEQVYLDAPEEEVIPITELVNTPPPKPPVIPDAIDIIKDDPDLEEDEIESTEINLDNIVEPDEIIDHKPDEEPETVPFTLIEDVPIFPGCEQLNDNAARKTCMSEKITAYVNKNFNKELGSELGLSGVNRINILFQINTEGEIVNIQARAPHPKLEEEAKNLIKALPKMQPGKQRGKPVNVNYALPIIFQVQE from the coding sequence ATGAAACCTAAGAAAAATGTCAAAGCCGATCTTCGGAAAAAATCGAACTTATTTTTATCATTCGGACTTATTGTAGCCTTGCTGGCCAGCTTAATTTTAATAGAATGGAAAACCTATGACAAGGAAGAATTTAAAGAAGAGCAGGTTTATTTAGATGCTCCTGAAGAAGAAGTAATTCCCATTACTGAATTGGTAAACACACCGCCCCCTAAACCTCCGGTAATTCCAGATGCAATAGATATCATTAAAGATGATCCAGATCTTGAAGAAGACGAAATTGAGTCTACCGAAATAAACCTTGACAACATTGTGGAACCAGATGAAATAATTGATCATAAACCCGATGAAGAACCAGAAACAGTACCCTTTACCTTAATTGAAGATGTGCCTATATTTCCCGGTTGTGAGCAGCTAAATGATAATGCAGCGAGAAAAACCTGTATGAGCGAAAAAATTACCGCTTACGTGAACAAAAACTTTAATAAAGAGTTAGGAAGTGAATTAGGACTATCAGGCGTTAACCGCATTAATATCCTTTTTCAAATAAATACTGAAGGAGAAATTGTAAATATTCAGGCAAGAGCACCGCATCCTAAGCTTGAAGAAGAAGCTAAAAACCTCATTAAAGCTTTACCAAAAATGCAACCAGGGAAACAACGCGGAAAGCCCGTTAATGTAAACTATGCTCTACCCATAATTTTCCAGGTTCAGGAATAA
- a CDS encoding vWA domain-containing protein: MKYNLLFILSLFLCNSISAQTITGTVSNENSTPLPGVNILNKSTNSGTQTDFDGNYSIKAEKGDLLTFSYIGYKTKEIKVKDKKVINVSLEPDNVSLDEEVVAVSETIRIRGTSSLQTGYGYNNRTNKEAYKERNENIFKSVKTAPLSTFSIDVDRASYSNIRRMINNGQEIPKDAVKIEEMVNYFNYDYAGPKDEHPFAIHTEVAKSPWNHQTKLAKIALQGKNIPTEDIPASNLTFLLDVSGSMNSPNKLPLLKSSFKILVNQLREKDRVAIVVYAGAAGVVLESTQGSEKIKILEAINNLNAGGSTAGGEGIELAYKIAKENFIEGGNNRVILATDGDFNIGASSDSAMKELIEEKRESGVFLTALGFGMGNYKDSKLESLAQSGNGNHAYIDSMQESRRVLGTEFGGTLHTIAKDVKIQVEFNPAKIQAYRLIGYENRLLNAEDFNDDEKDAGELGSGHTVTALYELIPVGVESEYLKGIDSLKYTNTEIKNNSDELFTVKFRYKDPEGAKSKLITKTVQDTEKDFEEVSTDFKFVAAVALYGMKLTDSEFVKNHNTELILELAEKGRGNDKEGYRAEFIRLVKSTVQ, translated from the coding sequence ATGAAGTATAATTTACTATTTATTTTAAGCCTATTTCTCTGCAACTCGATTTCGGCACAAACAATAACCGGAACAGTAAGCAATGAAAATTCTACACCACTTCCCGGCGTTAACATCCTTAATAAGAGCACAAATTCCGGGACACAAACCGATTTCGATGGAAATTATAGCATTAAAGCTGAAAAAGGAGATCTTCTTACATTCAGCTATATTGGTTATAAAACCAAAGAGATTAAGGTAAAGGATAAGAAAGTAATTAACGTCTCTTTAGAGCCAGACAATGTTTCTTTGGACGAAGAAGTAGTTGCGGTTTCAGAAACGATAAGAATTCGAGGAACTTCAAGTTTACAGACTGGCTATGGCTATAACAATAGAACTAACAAAGAAGCTTATAAAGAACGAAACGAGAATATTTTTAAAAGTGTTAAGACCGCACCACTTTCTACCTTTTCTATAGATGTAGACCGCGCTTCCTACAGCAATATTAGGAGAATGATTAACAATGGGCAGGAGATCCCAAAAGATGCCGTTAAAATAGAAGAAATGGTAAATTATTTCAACTATGATTATGCGGGGCCTAAAGATGAACATCCATTTGCGATACATACAGAGGTAGCCAAATCTCCGTGGAACCACCAGACAAAACTCGCCAAAATAGCGTTGCAGGGTAAAAACATTCCTACTGAAGATATCCCTGCATCTAATCTTACATTCCTATTAGATGTATCAGGCTCTATGAATTCCCCCAACAAATTACCTTTATTAAAATCTTCTTTTAAAATTCTGGTTAACCAGTTACGGGAAAAAGATCGAGTAGCCATAGTGGTTTACGCAGGTGCTGCGGGGGTAGTTTTAGAATCCACACAGGGCAGTGAAAAAATAAAGATTTTGGAAGCTATTAATAATCTAAATGCCGGAGGTTCCACAGCCGGAGGTGAAGGCATAGAATTAGCTTATAAAATTGCAAAAGAGAACTTTATTGAAGGGGGAAACAACAGGGTGATTCTCGCAACAGATGGTGATTTTAATATTGGCGCCAGCAGTGATAGCGCAATGAAGGAATTAATTGAAGAAAAAAGGGAAAGCGGTGTATTTTTAACCGCTTTAGGTTTTGGAATGGGGAATTATAAAGATTCAAAACTGGAAAGCCTTGCCCAGTCCGGGAATGGCAACCACGCTTATATAGATAGCATGCAGGAATCCAGACGAGTGCTGGGAACCGAGTTTGGCGGAACACTTCACACCATTGCCAAAGATGTAAAAATCCAGGTAGAATTCAATCCCGCAAAAATCCAAGCTTACCGCTTAATTGGATACGAAAACCGACTGCTGAATGCAGAAGATTTTAATGATGATGAAAAGGACGCCGGCGAACTTGGAAGTGGCCACACCGTTACAGCTCTTTATGAATTAATTCCTGTAGGAGTGGAAAGTGAATATTTAAAAGGAATAGACTCACTGAAGTATACTAACACCGAAATAAAAAATAATAGCGATGAGTTATTTACGGTGAAATTCAGGTATAAGGATCCAGAGGGTGCAAAAAGCAAGCTTATTACAAAGACGGTACAGGATACAGAAAAGGATTTTGAAGAAGTCAGCACCGATTTTAAGTTTGTTGCTGCTGTAGCACTTTATGGAATGAAATTAACCGATTCAGAATTTGTGAAAAATCATAATACTGAATTGATTTTGGAACTCGCCGAAAAAGGTCGTGGAAATGATAAGGAAGGTTACAGAGCAGAATTTATAAGACTCGTAAAAAGTACGGTGCAGTAG
- a CDS encoding TrkA C-terminal domain-containing protein — MIAAVTLFFIITLSALITRVAAIALAHTGLSTQSARFQARSAYTGSGYTSSETEKIMNHPVRRKIIYSLMLIGNAGIVTAMSSLILTFVLPDSNAAKLYGLLIVVVGLAILWWAIRSDWVDRGLSKLISKMLKKYTDINVQDYAAVLHLHDNYHVSEMRVEKDSWLANKTLIELDLRKEGITVLGIDRKGEDYLGSPSGNSKILPHDVITLYGKAEVFESIYKRTSDFGGEVQHKKFVEKEAERKKDQSKTEK, encoded by the coding sequence ATGATTGCCGCTGTTACGCTATTTTTTATTATCACACTTTCAGCCTTGATTACACGGGTTGCGGCCATAGCTTTGGCTCACACGGGACTTTCTACCCAAAGCGCAAGGTTCCAGGCTCGTTCTGCATATACCGGCTCAGGCTATACTTCTTCTGAAACTGAAAAAATAATGAACCACCCGGTTCGTAGAAAAATTATATACAGCCTTATGCTTATAGGTAATGCCGGTATAGTAACCGCTATGTCTTCTTTAATTCTAACTTTTGTGCTGCCAGATAGCAATGCAGCTAAGCTGTATGGGTTGCTTATAGTTGTGGTAGGACTTGCCATATTATGGTGGGCCATTAGAAGTGATTGGGTAGACCGCGGACTGTCAAAATTGATTAGCAAAATGCTAAAAAAATATACCGATATAAATGTACAGGATTATGCCGCTGTATTGCACTTACACGACAATTACCATGTAAGTGAAATGCGGGTAGAGAAAGACAGTTGGCTGGCCAATAAGACTTTAATAGAATTAGATCTTAGAAAAGAAGGCATAACTGTACTGGGAATAGACAGAAAAGGTGAAGACTATTTGGGTTCTCCTTCGGGAAATTCAAAAATTTTGCCCCACGATGTCATCACGCTTTATGGCAAAGCAGAGGTTTTTGAAAGTATTTACAAGAGAACCAGTGATTTTGGCGGGGAAGTACAACATAAAAAATTTGTTGAAAAAGAAGCCGAGAGAAAAAAAGATCAGTCCAAAACAGAGAAATAA
- a CDS encoding endonuclease/exonuclease/phosphatase family protein, translating into MHLRTKLNKTILDSIFKREPLARVISMGDFNDDPINRSFKEILKTAANLKDLNPHQLYNPMERMLKKGMGTLAYRDGWNLFDQILVSGILTGKDYSRFQFYKAGIFNKKYLITEDGQYKGYPFRSYGYSGYQGGYSDHFPVYIYLVKEVSLNSHDAGE; encoded by the coding sequence ATTCATCTTAGAACAAAGCTTAATAAAACTATCCTGGATTCTATATTTAAACGTGAACCTTTAGCCAGGGTAATAAGTATGGGAGATTTTAATGACGATCCTATCAACAGAAGTTTCAAAGAGATACTAAAAACAGCCGCAAATCTAAAGGATCTAAATCCGCATCAATTATATAATCCTATGGAGCGTATGTTGAAAAAAGGAATGGGTACACTGGCGTATCGTGATGGCTGGAATTTATTTGATCAAATCCTGGTTTCAGGAATTTTAACTGGGAAAGATTATTCCAGGTTTCAATTTTATAAAGCAGGAATCTTTAATAAGAAATACCTCATCACTGAAGACGGCCAATATAAAGGTTATCCTTTCCGAAGTTATGGTTATTCGGGTTACCAGGGTGGCTACAGTGACCATTTTCCGGTATATATTTACCTGGTCAAGGAAGTCTCTTTAAACTCCCACGATGCCGGAGAGTAA
- a CDS encoding carboxypeptidase-like regulatory domain-containing protein: MKFFFFLLVVGLEFSASFAQEISLSGKLVDAQTYKELSGAKLLIEGSVFETISNENGDFIFTLEELPLGEQVLKISLPNYKELRLPVVIEAKTNKDLGLILMQPILTEYANQISTISLSDAELDDDEAHIDNLSGLLQASRDVFLNAAAFDFSQTFFRPRGLDSEHGKVLINGVEMNKTYTGRPQWSAWGGLNDVQRNQVFSMGLSPSQVSFGGLAGTTNIIMRASKYAKGGKASIAAANRSYNGRLMATYGSGELNNGWAYAISASRRFAKEAYVEGTLYDANGFFLSVEKTFSEKHSLNFTGFYTPNIRGKSSPNTAEVFELKGRKYNAYWGYQDGKLRNSRIREIKEPILMLNHFWKFSEKVSISNNFAFQFGKTGNSRIDFGGTRMAEINDQNSYVGGGTNPDPTYYQKLPSYYLRFADNPNYEAAYLAQQDFKEKGQLNWQQLYNANNAAGYTVYALAEDRNDDLKFDLNSIVSAKINDNIDLDGKLAFSYLNSHNFASIKDMLGGNTYLDIDFFAEGDEETSLEQRAQSDLRNPNRSVSENEPYKYNFRLYANTIKTFGQVNFDYDRLDFYSGITASQTAYHRDGLFQNGNYLDNSLGKSEQLNFTDFGGKIGANYKLTAKHLLGFNAAWFTKPPNLRNSFSNSRQNNEVVIGLTSEQIQNVDLSYRYRSSNIKARFSAYYTQIKDATEISFYYADGLSGLGRNSTTAFVQEVLSGIDKQHLGVEMGIEAQLTSAIKIKAAAALGQFTYNNNPELYLTSDDFNEIVDYGTSYLENYRIAGGPQRAAQIGFEYRDPDYWWFGTTLNFFSQAFLDISPLTRTSNFRSDTDGLPILDYDESTAAKLLKQEQFQDYMLVNAIGGKSWLVKGKFIGFFISLNNIFDKLYKTGGFKQSRNANYRTLKHDRERETPIFGPKYWYGTGASYFAMVYVRF, encoded by the coding sequence ATGAAATTTTTCTTTTTTCTTCTCGTTGTGGGACTGGAATTCTCAGCCTCATTTGCCCAGGAAATTTCCCTGAGTGGAAAATTGGTAGATGCCCAAACCTATAAAGAATTATCCGGGGCTAAATTGCTTATTGAAGGAAGCGTTTTTGAAACAATTTCTAATGAAAACGGTGATTTCATTTTTACTTTAGAAGAGCTTCCGCTGGGAGAACAGGTTTTAAAAATTTCCCTTCCCAATTATAAAGAACTCAGGCTTCCGGTAGTTATTGAAGCCAAAACCAACAAAGATCTCGGGTTGATTCTTATGCAACCTATTTTAACAGAATATGCGAACCAAATAAGCACCATTAGCCTTTCAGATGCTGAACTGGATGATGATGAAGCGCATATTGATAATCTTTCTGGCCTTCTGCAGGCCTCGCGTGATGTTTTTCTTAACGCCGCTGCTTTCGATTTTAGTCAGACGTTCTTTAGACCACGGGGGCTAGACAGCGAACATGGAAAGGTTTTGATTAACGGTGTAGAAATGAATAAAACTTATACCGGCCGGCCGCAATGGAGTGCCTGGGGCGGGCTAAACGATGTGCAGCGAAACCAGGTTTTCTCTATGGGTTTAAGTCCGTCTCAGGTTAGTTTTGGAGGTTTGGCGGGCACTACAAATATCATTATGCGCGCTTCAAAATATGCTAAAGGAGGAAAGGCATCTATTGCCGCCGCCAACCGAAGTTATAACGGCCGGTTAATGGCCACTTATGGTTCCGGGGAATTAAATAATGGTTGGGCTTATGCAATTTCAGCTTCCCGAAGGTTTGCGAAAGAGGCCTATGTGGAAGGCACTTTATACGATGCAAATGGATTTTTTCTTTCTGTTGAAAAAACCTTTAGTGAAAAGCATAGTCTAAACTTTACCGGCTTTTATACGCCAAATATCCGCGGAAAATCATCTCCAAATACGGCGGAAGTCTTTGAGTTAAAAGGAAGAAAATACAATGCTTATTGGGGCTATCAGGATGGGAAATTGAGAAATTCCCGAATAAGGGAGATTAAAGAACCAATATTAATGCTGAATCACTTTTGGAAGTTTTCAGAAAAAGTAAGTATTAGTAATAATTTCGCTTTTCAATTTGGAAAAACAGGAAATTCCAGGATTGATTTCGGAGGAACCCGAATGGCTGAAATTAATGATCAGAATAGTTATGTGGGTGGTGGCACGAATCCAGATCCAACCTACTATCAAAAACTACCCAGCTATTATTTGCGCTTTGCAGACAATCCAAATTATGAAGCGGCTTATCTCGCCCAACAGGATTTCAAAGAAAAGGGGCAATTAAACTGGCAGCAGCTATACAATGCTAATAATGCAGCGGGCTATACGGTTTATGCCTTAGCCGAAGACCGCAACGACGACCTCAAATTTGATTTGAATTCCATCGTTTCAGCCAAAATTAATGACAATATAGATCTGGATGGAAAGTTGGCATTTTCCTATTTAAACTCTCATAATTTTGCTTCCATTAAAGATATGCTGGGAGGAAATACTTATCTCGATATCGATTTTTTTGCTGAAGGCGATGAGGAAACTTCCCTGGAACAAAGAGCGCAGAGTGATTTGCGAAATCCAAATAGAAGTGTTTCAGAAAATGAGCCTTACAAATATAATTTTCGGCTATATGCCAACACCATCAAAACTTTTGGCCAGGTGAATTTCGATTACGACAGACTTGATTTTTATTCCGGAATTACTGCTTCTCAAACGGCTTATCATAGAGACGGATTATTTCAAAATGGAAATTATCTCGATAACTCTCTCGGGAAAAGCGAGCAATTAAATTTCACCGATTTTGGAGGAAAAATTGGAGCAAATTATAAGTTAACCGCAAAACATTTATTGGGTTTTAATGCAGCCTGGTTTACTAAACCGCCGAACCTGCGAAATTCCTTTTCTAATTCCCGCCAGAATAATGAAGTAGTAATTGGACTTACAAGTGAGCAAATTCAAAATGTAGATTTAAGTTACCGGTATAGGTCTTCAAATATTAAAGCCAGGTTTTCGGCATATTATACCCAAATTAAAGATGCTACCGAAATCTCTTTTTATTATGCCGATGGCCTTTCAGGCTTGGGTAGAAATAGTACTACTGCTTTTGTTCAGGAGGTTTTAAGTGGAATCGATAAACAACATCTTGGGGTGGAAATGGGAATTGAAGCGCAATTAACTTCCGCCATAAAAATAAAAGCCGCTGCAGCATTGGGGCAATTCACCTATAACAATAACCCAGAACTCTATTTAACTTCCGACGATTTTAACGAGATAGTAGATTATGGAACTTCTTATCTTGAAAATTATCGAATAGCCGGTGGTCCGCAAAGGGCGGCTCAAATTGGGTTTGAATATCGAGATCCCGATTACTGGTGGTTTGGAACTACGCTAAATTTTTTCTCCCAGGCTTTTTTAGACATTAGTCCGTTGACCAGAACTTCAAATTTTCGCAGCGATACCGATGGCTTGCCTATTCTTGATTATGATGAGAGTACTGCCGCAAAACTTCTAAAACAGGAACAATTTCAAGATTATATGCTGGTAAATGCTATTGGCGGTAAGTCCTGGTTAGTAAAAGGTAAGTTTATCGGTTTTTTTATTAGCCTCAATAATATTTTTGATAAACTCTATAAAACCGGCGGTTTTAAACAGTCCCGAAATGCTAACTACCGCACCCTTAAACACGATCGAGAGAGGGAAACCCCCATTTTTGGTCCTAAATACTGGTATGGCACCGGAGCTTCCTATTTTGCTATGGTTTATGTTAGATTTTAA
- a CDS encoding endonuclease/exonuclease/phosphatase family protein, with product MSIAFYNVENLFDTENNPFTFDDDRTPEGDDVWTQEKYRDKLQKLAGVIAEIGSETTQQPPAIVGVCEIENRKVLEDLINEPKLKPYNYGIVHYDSPDRRGIDVALLYRKDVFRLENSVSHELLIYNSKEPDKRVYTRDQLVVSGEIDGEKLHFIINHWPSRSGGEAASSYKREKAATLNKRLSSN from the coding sequence GTGAGTATTGCATTTTATAATGTTGAGAATCTATTTGACACAGAAAATAATCCGTTCACTTTTGATGACGATCGTACGCCTGAAGGAGACGATGTCTGGACCCAGGAAAAATACCGCGATAAACTGCAAAAACTGGCTGGAGTTATTGCTGAAATAGGTTCTGAAACCACACAACAACCTCCTGCAATTGTAGGTGTTTGTGAAATTGAAAACCGGAAGGTATTAGAAGATCTAATAAATGAACCCAAACTGAAACCATACAACTACGGTATAGTGCATTATGACTCTCCCGATCGCCGTGGTATTGATGTGGCCTTATTATATAGAAAAGATGTTTTTAGACTGGAAAACTCGGTTTCTCACGAGTTATTGATTTATAACAGTAAAGAACCCGATAAGCGTGTTTACACCCGAGATCAATTGGTAGTGAGTGGAGAAATAGATGGAGAGAAACTTCATTTTATTATTAACCATTGGCCATCCAGGAGTGGCGGTGAAGCAGCCAGCAGCTATAAAAGAGAAAAAGCAGCAACCCTTAATAAAAGGCTAAGTTCTAATTAG
- a CDS encoding IS1595 family transposase, with product MIPSDFRDFFVNSPATVQQEIVASLLSLSLQESEVKDSNEAKAVTCPHCSEKRVRANGKLKGVQRYVCNGCKKNFSETTGKFWYNIKKKEKLNRYLYCLLSGYSIRKSAEETEISIQTSFDWRHKLLTSFSSVSVEEFQGIVESDDLFFAYSEKGGRHLGRKPKMRGEKASKAGISDEKVAVVATCDRSGNKDFKVATRGRISKEDLNRILKGKLDKADVLCSDSHRSYGAFAKANTIAHKKFNTSKGQRTVDKVYHVQNVNNMDMRLRKFMDSFNGVATKYLQNYLNWFLVLEKIKNSTSKMATVTAIAFASNSAWYEYKQQLFNMLIRT from the coding sequence ATGATACCTTCAGATTTCAGGGATTTTTTCGTTAATAGTCCAGCGACTGTTCAACAAGAGATAGTGGCTTCGTTGCTATCATTGTCTTTGCAAGAAAGTGAAGTAAAGGACAGCAACGAGGCAAAAGCAGTTACCTGTCCTCATTGCTCAGAAAAGCGTGTTCGTGCCAATGGCAAGCTCAAAGGCGTTCAACGCTATGTTTGCAATGGCTGTAAGAAGAATTTCAGTGAGACCACAGGTAAGTTTTGGTATAATATAAAAAAGAAAGAGAAGTTAAATCGGTATTTATACTGTTTGTTGTCGGGCTACAGTATCAGGAAAAGTGCAGAAGAGACGGAGATATCAATTCAAACGTCCTTTGATTGGAGACATAAATTGCTCACGTCATTTTCCAGTGTTTCGGTAGAAGAGTTTCAGGGCATAGTCGAAAGCGATGACCTGTTCTTTGCCTACTCAGAAAAAGGAGGACGTCATTTAGGTAGAAAACCGAAAATGCGAGGAGAAAAAGCAAGCAAAGCAGGCATAAGTGATGAAAAAGTAGCTGTAGTGGCAACTTGTGATAGATCTGGAAACAAAGACTTTAAAGTGGCCACAAGAGGTCGTATCAGTAAAGAGGATCTGAATAGAATACTTAAAGGGAAACTTGATAAAGCTGACGTACTCTGCAGCGACAGCCATAGAAGTTATGGTGCTTTTGCAAAAGCCAACACAATTGCCCATAAAAAGTTCAACACCTCAAAGGGACAGCGAACCGTAGATAAGGTGTACCATGTCCAGAATGTAAACAATATGGATATGAGATTGAGAAAGTTCATGGATTCTTTCAATGGGGTAGCTACAAAATACTTACAGAATTACTTGAATTGGTTCTTGGTACTTGAAAAAATCAAGAACTCAACCAGTAAAATGGCAACAGTTACAGCCATTGCCTTTGCTTCAAATAGCGCATGGTACGAGTACAAACAACAACTATTCAATATGCTAATTAGAACTTAG
- a CDS encoding Ig-like domain-containing protein: MKKFLFSALTILLFAGCSSDDDSVNPEIPEIKNPVAVADAVTTSENQELKISKDFLLENDEVVDHSRISSFDSETAEGGQIKDNRDGTLSYFPAEGFEGEDSFSYELCVPASEGRCASAVVTINVGDAGAPVAQDDAYETDEDEVLVIRNYGDNDDMIDNAEISSVNSESPNATVELDDENNIVYTPAESFSGEDTFTYTICDKDEEPECATATITINVIDEGSPVANDDTLVIDMNTSAFTINSLLSNDEVIDDAVISSIDDTDSRGTIVLKEDGSISYTPESGYMGEDTFTYSLCDDDQPDATCSTATVTVTLVDPVSFNIPSELEDYYDGLAISQNEDLNYKVVSDLTREMHTTILSYGQRHEYLYNADEDLENADNVILMYSGESRYWEEYTSGSNSYSPQTFNTEHVFPQSLLSSEEARTDLHHLRVADADVNELRSNNPYTDGSGDYESVDDSAFFPGDEWKGDVARMILYLNVRYNEDITKVGNVELFLKWNREDPVSAFEIQRNNVIEGAQGNRNPFIDNPYLISLIWGGEAAENTWE; the protein is encoded by the coding sequence ATGAAAAAGTTTCTTTTTTCTGCTTTGACCATTTTGCTTTTTGCAGGATGTAGTAGTGATGACGACAGTGTAAACCCGGAAATTCCCGAAATAAAAAACCCTGTTGCCGTAGCTGATGCGGTAACAACTTCAGAAAATCAGGAGTTAAAGATTTCAAAAGATTTTTTGCTGGAGAACGATGAGGTTGTAGACCATTCCCGTATTAGTTCTTTCGATTCAGAAACTGCTGAAGGGGGACAAATAAAAGATAACCGTGATGGTACTTTATCTTATTTTCCTGCTGAAGGTTTTGAAGGGGAAGACAGTTTTTCCTACGAGCTTTGTGTGCCCGCTAGTGAGGGCCGCTGTGCTTCAGCAGTAGTAACCATTAATGTTGGCGATGCCGGTGCGCCCGTTGCCCAAGACGATGCTTATGAAACTGATGAAGATGAAGTGCTGGTGATTCGCAACTATGGGGATAATGACGATATGATTGATAATGCCGAAATTTCTTCGGTTAATTCAGAAAGTCCTAATGCAACAGTAGAATTAGACGACGAAAATAACATAGTATATACCCCAGCTGAAAGTTTTTCGGGAGAAGATACTTTTACTTATACTATTTGTGATAAAGACGAAGAGCCCGAATGTGCCACGGCTACAATAACTATTAATGTAATAGATGAAGGTTCGCCGGTAGCCAATGATGATACTTTGGTGATAGATATGAACACTTCAGCATTTACCATTAATAGTTTGTTGAGTAACGATGAGGTTATAGACGATGCCGTAATTTCTTCAATAGATGATACCGATAGTCGCGGCACTATTGTTCTAAAGGAAGACGGAAGTATTTCTTATACTCCCGAGAGTGGTTATATGGGAGAAGATACTTTTACCTATTCCCTTTGTGATGACGACCAGCCTGATGCAACTTGTTCTACCGCTACGGTAACAGTAACGCTTGTAGACCCGGTTAGTTTTAATATTCCTTCAGAACTGGAAGATTATTATGATGGTCTTGCGATTTCCCAGAACGAAGATCTTAATTATAAGGTAGTATCAGACCTTACCAGAGAAATGCATACTACTATTCTTTCTTATGGCCAGCGTCACGAATATCTTTACAATGCCGATGAAGATTTGGAAAATGCTGACAATGTAATTCTTATGTATTCTGGAGAAAGCAGGTATTGGGAAGAGTATACATCTGGAAGTAATTCTTATTCACCTCAAACTTTTAATACAGAGCATGTTTTTCCGCAGTCACTTCTATCAAGTGAAGAGGCAAGAACAGATTTACATCACCTAAGAGTTGCAGATGCTGATGTAAATGAGCTGCGTTCTAACAACCCTTACACAGATGGTAGCGGAGACTACGAATCTGTAGACGATAGCGCGTTCTTCCCTGGCGATGAGTGGAAGGGAGATGTAGCACGTATGATCCTTTATTTAAATGTGCGATATAATGAAGATATCACCAAAGTTGGTAACGTAGAACTTTTCCTTAAATGGAATAGAGAAGATCCAGTATCAGCTTTTGAAATCCAGCGAAATAATGTAATTGAAGGGGCTCAGGGAAACCGTAACCCGTTTATTGATAATCCATACTTAATTAGTTTAATTTGGGGTGGTGAAGCTGCAGAAAATACCTGGGAATAA